The Zobellia alginiliquefaciens genome contains a region encoding:
- a CDS encoding hydroxypyruvate isomerase family protein, producing the protein MKRRNFIQKTALTGGAISLGTNFAYSNLSNNSIKPHKFNLKYAPHLGMFKELAGKDPIDQINFMADQGFTAFEDNGMMKRDVALQTKIGETLAKRGMTMGVFVIDKGGNMKNSLAEGKQEYIDIFTDGCKRAVEVAKRVNAKWMTVVPGGFQRKLPTGVQDGNVIEALKRGAEILEPHGLTMVLEPLSDSPDLYLQNSDQTYMICKGVDSPACKILFDIYHMQKTEGHLIHNMGLTWDEIAYIQIGDNPGRKEPTTGEINYKNVFKWIHEKGFDGVLGMEHGNSKDGKAGEQAVIDAYIQEDSFL; encoded by the coding sequence ATGAAAAGAAGAAATTTTATTCAAAAAACAGCATTAACAGGCGGCGCTATTTCCTTAGGAACTAATTTTGCCTATTCCAATCTAAGCAACAACTCTATAAAACCTCATAAATTCAATCTAAAATATGCCCCGCATTTAGGTATGTTCAAAGAGTTGGCAGGCAAAGACCCTATTGACCAGATCAACTTTATGGCAGACCAGGGTTTCACCGCTTTTGAAGATAACGGCATGATGAAAAGAGATGTTGCCCTGCAAACTAAAATAGGGGAAACACTTGCCAAACGTGGTATGACAATGGGTGTTTTTGTTATAGACAAAGGCGGAAACATGAAAAACTCTCTTGCCGAAGGAAAACAAGAGTACATTGATATTTTTACCGATGGATGCAAAAGGGCAGTTGAAGTAGCGAAACGTGTAAATGCCAAATGGATGACCGTTGTTCCCGGTGGCTTTCAGCGAAAACTACCTACTGGCGTACAAGACGGGAATGTTATTGAAGCCTTGAAAAGAGGAGCGGAAATTCTTGAACCCCACGGTCTCACGATGGTTCTGGAGCCCTTATCAGACTCGCCGGACCTTTATCTTCAAAATTCAGATCAAACCTATATGATCTGCAAAGGTGTTGATAGTCCTGCCTGTAAAATATTGTTCGATATCTACCATATGCAAAAGACCGAAGGTCACCTTATCCACAATATGGGATTAACATGGGATGAAATTGCATACATTCAAATTGGTGATAACCCCGGGCGAAAAGAGCCTACCACGGGAGAAATCAATTATAAAAATGTCTTTAAATGGATTCATGAAAAAGGATTTGATGGTGTTCTGGGTATGGAACATGGTAACTCCAAAGATGGAAAAGCTGGCGAGCAAGCCGTTATAGATGCTTATATACAAGAAGATTCATTTCTATAA